The following proteins are co-located in the Malassezia restricta chromosome II, complete sequence genome:
- a CDS encoding LIM domain protein — protein sequence MTESGAPILESLDKRNFAGIGVASRRRLQQQFLQNQRQNVSPILLSHKDHRDISIPQSQFLPKCDQDTSMYGTQSRLSCGRFPRFAKAVHDTFPTQTMTPTSIIPVRTGSTPLPTLPTMVPMNTPSSSETSSPVVQSSAPTSVHISPITPKLRLNTSGALRQQSSASLMSMSSTNTSNFSLPLTPAPSSMSYQAQDMLAARASPALSIEPSLKPYRQSGLDALDMAFWSGDGFYSDDEDDPMPHASQTMLAQKRQPQCAKPLPDVREAENHLHLNIIDEYLSDAAEPMTEHQREDNAALLHEECESQLRSLRCKSQLVMCNNPSVVQVQDTAHSVSEPTDSSCCTRCHQFVEGRKICGKDNSILGIYHPDCVRCSDCDDKLAKTDIFMYQGKLLCLWHYQVRSGTVCHACGRGITGIFRKTSKGECYHPTCMVCAYSDAASGPCLLQLTDYFSMNQKMYCEKHARQVAQSLSSR from the coding sequence ATGACCGAGAGCGGAGCGCCTATACTCGAGAGTCTCGATAAGAGAAACTTTGCGGGTATTGGTGTGGCAAGCCGGCGTCGACTTCAGCAGCAGTTCCTGCAAAATCAACGCCAAAACGTGTCTCCGATACTCTTGTCCCACAAAGATCATAGGGACATCTCGATCCCTCAGTCCCAATTTCTACCTAAGTGCGACCAAGATACTAGTATGTACGGGACCCAGTCGCGATTGAGTTGTGGCCGGTTTCCGCGCTTTGCCAAGGCCGTGCACGATACTTTCCCCACACAGACAATGACGCCTACGTCCATCATACCTGTTCGCACAGGTTCTACTCCTTTACCCACTTTACCCACAATGGTACCAATGAACACCCCATCCAGCAGTGAAACAAGCAGTCCAGTCGTCCAATCTTCCGCCCCTACATCTGTGCATATTTCACCCATCACTCCAAAGCTGCGTTTGAATACATCAGGCGCTCTTCGTCAACAAAGCTCAGCATCACTTATGAGTATGTCTTCAACAAATACAAGCAATTTTTCTTTGCCCCTTACCCCAGCGCCCAGCTCCATGTCATATCAAGCCCAAGACATGCTTGCTGCCCGGGCTTCGCCTGCACTGTCTATTGAGCCCTCATTAAAACCGTATCGGCAGTCGGGTCTCGATGCTCTGGATATGGCATTCTGGTCCGGGGATGGGTTTTACagtgacgacgaagatgatCCCATGCCACATGCATCTCAAACCATGCTTGCACAAAAACGCCAGCCACAGTGTGCCAAGCCGCTCCCTGACGTACGTGAAGCCGAGAATCATTTGCATTTGAATATCATCGACGAGTATTTGAGTGATGCAGCAGAGCCAATGACTGAACATCAACGAGAAGACAATGCGGCTTTGTTGCACGAAGAGTGTGAGTCTCAACTTCGATCCTTGCGATGTAAGTCCCAGCTTGTCATGTGCAACAATCCCTCTGTCGTTCAAGTGCAAGACACAGCACATTCTGTCTCAGAGCCGACCGATTCTTCTTGCTGCACGCGATGCCATCAATTCGTGGAAGGCCGTAAGATCTGCGGTAAAGACAATTCTATACTCGGCATATACCATCCCGACTGTGTTCGCTGCTCAGACTGCGATGATAAACTAGCAAAAACGGACATTTTCATGTATCAAGGGAAATTGTTATGTCTGTGGCACTATCAAGTCCGCAGCGGTACAGTATGTCACGCATGTGGCCGAGGTATTACCGGCATATTTCGCAAGACGTCCAAGGGTGAATGCTACCACCCAACGTGCATGGTATGTGCCTACTCGGATGCCGCTTCAGGTCCGTGCCTACTTCAGCTCACGGACTACTTTTCTATGAATCAAAAAATGTACTGTGAGAAGCATGCGCGCCAAGTTGCCCAGTCGCTATCGTCTCGCTAG
- a CDS encoding enhanced filamentous growth protein 1 — protein MSTASPSVSTTTAATAAAASAAASPYGGISSMHAAPQQPAPPAPQPQAPTASHSGAPALHGHASTALACSDPHVGGHASSAGLYQQQPDSVNQSSHHMASSFPSTQLSPMTSPYAATYAAAQHPMYSASYPGHAYAPYPNYFGHISHYGTHPPHYPAAATSGPAYHAPFMSSMMPHAGYNPHTPAHIPSHHAPSAAAMPLSMTTTSANATSPAAPGGMTSGAMMAASSYGSAPQYTTPVPWMGRHRVTTTLWEDEGTLCFQVDVKGVCVARRHDNNMVNGTKLLNVCGMSRGKRDGILKNEKERIVVKVGAMHLKGVWIAFNRAKQLAEQHGIIDILYPLFEPNIQSFLYHPDNYPRTAAVMAAAQERQVHRHYGGMPANGVNTPVKDVSSSDISTASLPLHSSLPHSHWGSPGQTTAHDTSATSNSADTSLSYSYPQHHSHYHHPATVLPTAHAACQQTPNSTAASVTSPTPAPTTPGMFHSPNTPYSAHAAAMPPPTVRSTNAPAAPGMMVDRRLEHAATPAATPNGHAASTSSVPATLSHELQQQPTSHMSHSSNEARRFSMEKRPSEPAVSLDVSPHHEFPHHVGPPSGVPVPQSTANSFATSPMPSTSSFSMDEKRPKMENATSTTTAPPTPSTSTVEVRSAASSTAPPAHQPLDMVYSGDGRPTETGVPTQKHEN, from the coding sequence ATGTCTACTGCCAGCCCATCTGTCTCTACCACTACGGCAGCAacggccgctgccgcctcCGCGGCTGCCTCGCCTTATGGTGGTATTTCCTCAATGCACGCTGCACCACAGCAaccagcgccgccggcaccgcAGCCCCAGGCCCCTACGGCCAGCCATTCTGGTGCACCTGCCTTGCATGGACATGCATCTACCGCACTGGCTTGCTCTGATCCGCACGTCGGTGGCCATGCGTCGAGTGCTGGGCTGTATCAACAGCAACCGGATAGTGTCAACCAGAGCTCGCACCATATGGCGAGCTCGTTTCCAAGCACTCAATTGTCGCCAATGACATCACCGTATGCTGCAACGTACGCGGCAGCACAGCACCCCATGTACAGTGCATCGTACCCGGGACACGCCTATGCGCCTTATCCAAACTATTTCGGGCATATTTCGCATTACGGAACCCACCCACCACATTAccctgctgctgccacCTCCGGTCCCGCTTATCATGCCCCTTTTATGAGCAGCATGATGCCCCATGCAGGCTACAACCCACACACTCCTGCACACATACCATCACACCATGCACCATCTGCTGCAGCTATGCCTCTGTCTATGACAACTACCTCGGCTAATGCAACTTCTCCAGCCGCTCCGGGTGGCATGACATCTGGTGCCATGATGGCAGCTTCGTCTTACGGCTCAGCGCCGCAGTACACCACACCTGTGCCATGGATGGGTCGTCATCGTGTCACCACGACCTTGTGGGAAGATGAAGGTACTCTGTGCTTCCAGGTTGACGTGAAGGGCGTGTGTGTGGCCCGTCGCCATGATAACAATATGGTAAATGGTACCAAGTTGCTGAATGTTTGTGGCATGTCACGTGGTAAACGTGATGGTATCTTGAAAAATGAGAAGGAGCGCATTGTCGTCAAGGTGGGTGCTATGCATCTCAAGGGTGTGTGGATCGCATTCAATCGTGCCAAGCAACTGGCTGAGCAACACGGTATCATTGACATTCTCTATCCACTTTTTGAGCCGAACATCCAGTCGTTCTTGTACCACCCCGACAACTATCCACGTACAGCTGCAGTGATGGCCGCTGCACAAGAGCGCCAGGTGCACCGTCATTATGGTGGCATGCCTGCAAATGGGGTAAATACCCCAGTCAAGGACGTCAGCAGCAGTGACATCAGTACTGCGAGTCTGCCGCTGCATTCTAGTTTACCTCACAGTCACTGGGGCAGTCCAGGGCAGACGACTGCGCATGATACATCAGCGACAAGCAACTCAGCGGATACCTCCCTTTCATATTCGTACCCGCAGCACCATTCGCACTATCACCATCCAGCTACGGTCCTGCCTACAGCCCATGCGGCATGCCAACAGACACCAAATTCGACAGCCGCCTCTGTTACTTCCCCGACGCCGGCCCCGACCACACCCGGTATGTTCCATTCACCTAATACGCCGTActcggcgcacgctgctgcgaTGCCCCCACCAACTGTTAGGTCAACAAATGCGCCGGCGGCCCCAGGTATGATGGTGGATCGCCGATTGGAACATGCTGCCACCCCGGCGGCCACACCCAATGGTCATGCAGCGAGCACCTCATCTGTGCCAGCTACGCTGTCTCATGAGCTACAACAACAGCCTACTTCACACATGAGCCACTCAAGCAATGAGGCACGTCGCTTTTCTATGGAGAAGCGACCTAGTGAACCTGCTGTATCTCTTGACGTGTCTCCCCATCATGAATTCCCTCATCATGTGGGTCCTCCCAGTGGTGTTCCAGTGCCACAGTCTACAGCAAACTCTTTCGCGACAAGCCCTATGCCATCGACATCGTCTTTCTCTATGGACGAAAAACGTCCAAAGATGGAAAATGCTACGTCGACAACTACGGCTCCACCTACTCCCAGTACTTCAACGGTAGAGGTAcgctcagcagcatcaTCAACAGCGCCTCCCGCGCATCAACCATTAGACATGGTGTACTCAGGAGACGGCCGTCCCACCGAGACGGGTGTGCCCACCCAGAAACACGAAAATTAA
- a CDS encoding 1,3-beta-glucan synthase, whose amino-acid sequence MNPQYQGGFAESPAQQNPYYAGGGTAPYSTTSLDANDTQQGDMYGGQTGMYQHPPAQASALAYHEVAASGVRQREPYPAWTVDMQIPLSKEEIEDIFIDLANKFGFQRDNMRNMFDHLMILLDSRASRMSPQQALLTLHADYIGGEHANYRKWYFAAQLDLDDAIGKIQNPGLARAASMAQRGNASKRGSTLFGTKSLENARARWRDAMYRMSDYDRVRQLALYLMCWGEGSQVRFVPECLCFIFKCADDYYRSPECQGRMDPVPEGLYLHSVVKPLYRFLRDQVFEVIDGKFVKKERDHDRIIGYDDVNQLFWYSEGIQRIKLKDGTRLVDVPPQQRFMKFDKIDWDRAFFKTYKESRSFLHLLVNFNRIWIFHVSLYWYFMAYNAPKAYEPDKVPSDAEKLSASALGGAVSTFFMICGTLVEVMYIPTTWNNTNHLFGRLVFLGICMALMIAPAVYVFGFNKDGHVGYVISVVQMAVASVLTAFFSIVPSGYLFGDRVAWRRRKYMANQTFTASYAPLPLSRRFFSILLWVLVFGCKLTESYYFLALSFKDPFGVLVTMRVQECHDRYFGTHLCSLQPTFALSAMMLMDLCLFFLDTFLWYVVWSTVFSLGWAFYLGLSVWTPWSDIYQRLPKRIYSKILATADMEVKYKPKVLVSQVWNAIIISMYREHLLSIDHVQRLLYHQVPADNSPHKRTLRAPPFFLNQLDSGPRPEFFPKGSEAERRISFFAQSLMTSIPEPLPVDAMPTFSVLTPHYGEKILLSLREIIREEDQNTRVTLLEYLKQLHPVEWDNFVKDTKILAEESGNFAGDAPFGFEDEKSNLKGGKTDDLPFYCIGFKSAAPEYTLRTRIWSSLRAQTLYRTVSGFMNYNKAIKLLYRVENPEIVQLFGGNTERLEQELERMSHRKFKFVISMQRYSRFNKEEIENTEFLLRAYPDLLIAYLDEEPSPKEGGESRWYSALVDGYCEMLPTGRRRPKFRIELPGNPILGDGKSDNQNHAVIFHRGEFLQLIDANQDNYLEECLKIRNVLAEFETIDMPAENPYGPAYNVFSKAPVAIVGSKEYIFSENIGILGDVAAGKEQTFGTMAARGMAQIGGKFHYGHPDFLNSVYMTTRGGVSKAQKGLHLNEDIYAGMMVFQRGGRIKHSEYYQCGKGRDLGFGTILNFITKLGNGMGEQILSREYYYFGTQLPVDRFLTFYYGHPGFHINNIMVILAVHLFMFALMFIGSLYSTLEVCPDTQGIPFVLGQGECYYLNPIVYWVQRTVISILLVFMIAFLPLFLQELSERGAVFALVRLMKQFVSMSPLFEIFTTQIYSHSLITNLTFGGARYIATGRGFATTRLSFALLYSRFAGPSIYSGLQYLLMLFYATLTVWMPHLIYFWVSLVALCVAPFLFNPHQFSFSDFIIDYREFLRWMGRGNSRSHANSWIGYCRLSRTRITGYKRKRLGHPSEKLVADLPRASWKTILIHELLMPTMVAVIFAVTYAYVKSFPAPGLTFEDGEFQGGIARLAIIVLVPIAWNAVVLLVLFFVSLFFGPALQSCCAKFGSVMASLAHGLAILGLFAVLEFFWYIEYWNSANTVLGIVAMIAIQRAIFKFLTGIVISREFKHDETNRAWWTGRWYGRGLGGSAFSQPLREYIVKIIEMSQFSADFINAHLLMFALSIPLAVPFIDRIHSTALFWLRPSKQIHAPIYSLRQRAQRRSIVMRYSIVFLFAWLVFLALILVPAIVQAVMSDEDKADACHFCRTL is encoded by the coding sequence ATGAATCCTCAATACCAGGGCGGCTTCGCCGAGTCGCCTGCTCAACAAAATCCATATTATGCAGGCGGTGGTACTGCGCCATATTCTACGACTAGTCTAGACGCCAACGACACACAGCAGGGCGACATGTATGGCGGCCAGACTGGTATGTACCAGCACCCTCCTGCACAGGCATCCGCCTTGGCATACCACGAGGTCGCTGCCTCTGGTGTTCGTCAGCGCGAGCCATACCCTGCTTGGACCGTGGATATGCAGATCCCGCTTTCGAAGGAAGAGATCGAGGACATCTTTATCGACCTCGCCAACAAATTCGGTTTCCAGCGTGATAACATGCGCAATATGTTTGATCACCTCATGATTCTGCTCGACTCGCGAGCTAGTCGTATGAGCCCACAGCAGGCCTTGCTGACCCTGCACGCCGACTACATCGGTGGCGAACACGCCAACTACCGCAAGTGGTACTTTGCCGCCCAACTCGACCTCGACGACGCTATCGGCAAGATCCAAAACCCAGGTctcgcacgcgcagctAGCATGGCACAGCGCGGCAATGCCTCCAAGCGTGGGTCCACTCTTTTTGGCACCAAATCACTCGAAAatgcgcgcgcgcgctggcgTGATGCCATGTATCGCATGAGCGACTATGACCGCGTGCGACAACTTGCCCTGTATCTCATGTGCTGGGGTGAGGGAAGTCAGGTGCGTTTTGTGCCCGAGTGCCTGTGCTTCATCTTTAAATGCGCCGACGACTACTACCGCTCGCCTGAGTGCCAGGGCCGCATGGACCCGGTGCCCGAGGGTCTGTACCTACATTCTGTGGTCAAGCCTTTGTATCGTTTTCTGCGTGATCAGGTGTTCGAGGTGATTGACGGCAAGTTTGTGAAGAAGGAGCGTGACCACGACCGAATCATCGGATACGATGACGTGAACCAGCTCTTCTGGTACTCAGAGggcatccagcgcatcaagctGAAGGATGGAACGCGTCTGGTGGATGTACCACCGCAACAGCGCTTCATGAAGTTTGACAAAATTGACTGGGACAGGGCGTTTTTCAAGACATACAAAGAGAGTCGTTCGTTCCTGCATCTCCTTGTCAACTTTAATCGCATCTGGATTTTCCACGTATCACTGTACTGGTACTTTATGGCTTACAACGCGCCTAAAGCGTACGAGCCTGACAAGGTGCCAAGTGATGCAGAGAAGCTCAGTGCATCAGCCCTAGGAGGCGCCGTGTCGACGTTCTTTATGATCTGCGGCACGCTTGTTGAAGTGATGTATATCCCCACCACCTGGAACAATACGAACCACCTATTTGGCCGCCTGGTTTTCCTCGGTATCTGTATGGCGCTCATGATTGCCCCGGCCGTCTATGTTTTCGGATTCAACAAAGACGGTCATGTGGGCTACGTGATTTCCGTCGTACAAATGGCTGTCGCTTCGGTCCTCACTGCATTCTTCTCGATCGTGCCGTCAGGCTACCTGTTCGGCGACCGtgtcgcatggcgccgacgcaaGTACATGGCGAACCAGACGTTTACTGCGTCGTACGCACCCCTCCCTTTGTCACGTCGCTTCTTTTCGATTTTGTTATGGGTCCTTGTGTTTGGCTGCAAGCTCACGGAAAGTTACTACTTCCTGGCCCTGTCATTCAAGGATCCGTTCGGTGTGCTTGTCACGATGCGTGTGCAAGAATGCCATGACCGCTACTTTGGCACGCATCTGTGCTCACTGCAGCCGACGTTCGCTCTATCAGCCATGATGCTGATGGATCTGTGCCTGTTCTTCCTCGATACCTTCTTATGGTACGTCGTTTGGAGCACCGTCTTTAGTTTGGGCTGGGCGTTCTATCTTGGTCTGTCCGTGTGGACGCCTTGGTCTGACATTTATCAACGTCTGCCAAAGCGAATCTACTCCAAGATCCTCGCTACGGCCGATATGGAAGTCAAGTACAAACCCAAGGTGCTTGTGTCGCAGGTATGGAACGCCATCATCATTTCCATGTACCGTGAACATCTGCTGTCGATCGACCACGTTCAGCGTCTGCTGTATCACCAGGTGCCGGCGGACAACTCGCCTCACAAGCGCACGTTGCGTGCTCCGCCGTTCTTCTTGAACCAGCTTGACTCTGGCCCCAGGCCCGAGTTCTTCCCCAAGGGTTCAGAGGCCGAGCGGCGTATCAGCTTCTTCGCACAGTCCCTCATGACCTCGATTCCAGAGCCGTTGCCTGTCGATGCGATGCCAACCTTCTCAGTGCTGACACCGCATTACGGTGAAAAAATTCTACTGTCGCTGCGTGAGATTATCCGTGAAGAGGACCAGAATACGCGTGTTACACTGCTCGAGTACTTGAAGCAACTGCATCCTGTCGAATGGGACAACTTCGTGAAGGACACCAAGATTCTTGCTGAAGAGTCAGGCAACTTTGCAGGCGATGCTCCGTTTGGCTTTGAAGACGAAAAGTCGAATCTCAAGGGCGGCAAGACAGATGATCTGCCGTTCTATTGCATTGGTTTCAAGTCGGCTGCGCCAGAATACACACTGCGTACGCGAATTTGGTCGTCGTTGCGTGCACAGACGTTGTACCGAACGGTGAGTGGCTTTATGAACTACAACAAGGCCATCAAGCTGCTGTACCGTGTCGAGAACCCTGAAATTGTGCAGTTGTTCGGTGGTAACAcggagcgcctcgagcaaGAATTGGAACGCATGAGCCACCGCAAATTTAAATTCGTAATTTCGATGCAGCGCTACTCGCGTTTCAACAAGGAAGAGATTGAGAACACTGAATTCTTGCTGCGTGCTTACCCCGATCTGCTGATTGCCTACTTGGATGAAGAACCATCGCCCAAGGAGGGCGGCGAGTCTCGATGGTACTCGGCGTTGGTCGATGGCTACTGCGAGATGCTCCCCActggtcgtcgtcgtcccAAGTTCCGTATCGAGCTGCCTGGCAACCCGATTTTGGGTGACGGCAAGTCGGACAACCAGAACCATGCCGTCATCTTCCATCGTGGTGAATTCCTGCAGCTGATTGATGCTAACCAAGACAACTATCTGGAGGAATGTCTCAAGATCCGTAACGTCCTTGCCGAGTTTGAGACGATCGACATGCCAGCCGAGAACCCCTACGGCCCAGCTTACAACGTCTTTAGCAAGGCGCCTGTGGCAATTGTGGGCTCGAAGGAGTACATTTTCTCGGAAAACATCGGTATTCTTGGTGATGTGGCAGCTGGTAAGGAGCAAACCTTCGGTACTATGGCTGCGCGTGGTATGGCCCAGATCGGTGGTAAGTTCCACTACGGTCACCCTGACTTTTTGAACTCGGTGTACATGACAACGCGTGGTGGTGTGTCCAAGGCGCAAAAGGGTCTGCATCTAAACGAGGATATCTATGCTGGTATGATGGTGTTCCAGCGTGGCGGTCGTATCAAGCACTCGGAGTACTACCAGTGTGGTAAGGGTCGTGACCTTGGTTTTGGTACCATTCTCAACTTTATTACCAAGCTGGGCAACGGTATGGGCGAGCAAATTCTGTCGCGTGAATACTACTACTTTGGTACGCAACTGCCCGTGGATCGTTTCCTGACGTTCTACTATGGCCACCCTGGTTTCCACATCAACAACATCATGGTCATTTTGGCGGTACATCTGTTTATGTTTGCACTTATGTTCATCGGTTCGCTGTATTCGACGCTGGAAGTGTGCCCTGACACGCAGGGCATTCCCTTTGTGCTGGGTCAGGGCGAGTGTTACTACTTGAACCCGATTGTGTACTGGGTGCAGCGTACAGTCATTAGTATCCTGCTCGTGTTCATGATTGCCTTTTTGCCGCTATTCCTCCAGGAACTCTCGGAGCGTGGTGCCGTCTTTGCGCTGGTACGTCTGATGAAGCAGTTCGTGTCGATGAGTCCGCTCTTCGAAATCTTTACGACACAAATTTACTCGCACTCTCTCATCACGAACCTGACGTTTGGTGGTGCGCGTTACATCGCGACGGGTCGTGGCTTTGCTACCACACGTCTGAGCTTTGCGCTACTGTACTCGCGATTCGCTGGTCCATCAATTTACTCCGGCTTGCAGTACCTACTGATGTTGTTCTACGCTACGCTCACTGTGTGGATGCCGCATCTCATCTACTTCTGGGTCAGtctcgtggcgctgtgTGTGGCTCCATTCCTGTTCAATCCCCACCAATTTTCGTTCTCTGATTTCATTATCGACTATCGCGAGTTCTTGCGCTGGATGGGCCGTGGCAACAGTCGCAGCCACGCCAATTCGTGGATCGGTTACTGCCGTCTTAGTCGGACGCGCATCACGGGTTACAAGCGCAAGCGTTTGGGCCACCCGAGTGAAAAGCTCGTGGCTGACTTGCCGCGTGCCAGCTGGAAGACGATCCTGatccacgagctgctgaTGCCCACGATGGTGGCGGTCATCTTTGCCGTCACGTACGCGTACGTGAAAAGCTTCCCAGCACCGGGTCTCACGTTTGAGGATGGCGAGTTCCAGGGCGGTATCGCGCGACTGGCCATTATCGTGTTGGTGCCGATTGCATGGAATGCCGTGGTACTGCTGGTGCTCTTCTTTGTGTCACTCTTCTTTGGCCCTGCGCTGCAATCGTGCTGCGCGAAGTTTGGCAGTGTCATGGCGAGCCTGGCTCATGGCCTTGCCATCCTTGGTCTGTTTGCCGTGCTCGAATTCTTCTGGTACATTGAGTACTGGAACTCGGCCAACACGGTGCTGGGTATCGTCGCCATGATTGCGATCCAGCGTGCCATTTTCAAGTTCCTCACGGGCATTGTCATTTCGCGTGAATTCAAGCACGACGAGACGAACCGCGCGTGGTGGACTGGTCGCTGGTACGGTCGTGGCCTTGGTGGCAGCGCCTTCAGTCAGCCCCTGCGCGAATACATTGTAAAGATCATCGAGATGAGTCAGTTCTCCGCCGACTTCATCAATGCACACCTGCTCATGTTTGCTCTTTCTATCCCCCTGGCTGTGCCATTTATTGACAGGATCCACTCGACTGCGCTGTTTTGGCTCCGCCCGTCCAAACAGATCCACGCCCCTATTTACTCGCTTCGTCAacgtgcacagcgccgcTCGATTGTGATGCGGTACTCGATTGTGTTCCTGTTCGCCTGGCTCGTGTTCCTTGCTCTAATTTTGGTCCCTGCGATCGTCCAGGCAGTCATGAGCGACGAAGACAAGGCCGATGCATGCCACTTTTGCCGTACGCTCTAA
- a CDS encoding sterol 22-desaturase — protein MATDATQQVWDSVVALNSTITDHVASVVPKSLHDISGMQVVFTVLALAVSLLAMEQVVYRVKKGGLPGPAWTIPLIGKFADSLHPSLEKYQEAWNSGSLSATSVFNIFIVIASSTEYTRKILNSPMHAEPCLVASAKKVLCHDNWVFLNGKAHVDYRKGLNTLFTSRALGIYLPIQEAIYKKHFQLWTASPKSEAEPFMLPLRHLNLETSLRVFCGNYISEQGAKQISDEYWLITMALELVNFPFALPGTKVYRAIQARKNAMKWFEHTAAESKKRMALGEEVTCLTDAWIRAMIDAREDRNNEDLGAEQRRVLVRDFSNREIGMVLLSFLFASQDAMSSGLTYLFQHLADHPEILRKVREEQYAIRNNDVEAPVTMDTVEKMTYTRAVVKESLRLKPPVLMVPYLARQAFPISKDYTAPKGSMVIPSFWNSLHDPAAYPSPDEFLPERWLEGPDSPAAKNPKNYLVFGNGPHNCIGKEYAMQHLVTVIGAASVLMNWEHKRTDLSEKVMIIATIYPTDGACLKFSRRPAPPMDAPAAVAAAM, from the coding sequence ATGGCCACGGATGCGACCCAGCAGGTATGGGACAGCGTAGTTGCGCTGAACTCCACGATCACGGATCACGTCGCCTCGGTTGTGCCAAAGAGTCTGCATGACATTTCCGGCATGCAGGTCGTATTCACTGTGTTGGCCCTCGCAGTGAGTCTGCTGGCGATGGAGCAGGTCGTGTATCGCGTCAAGAAGGGCGGCCTGCCTGGCCCAGCCTGGACGATCCCGCTGATCGGCAAGTTCGCCGACTCGCTGCACCCGTCGCTCGAAAAGTACCAGGAGGCATGGAACAGTGGCTCGCTCAGTGCTACTAGCGTGTTCAACATCTTTATCGTGATTGCCTCGTCGACCGAGTACACGCGCAAGATCCTCAACAGTCCGATGCACGCGGAGCCATGCCTCGTCGCATCTGCCAAAAAAGTGCTGTGTCACGACAACTGGGTGTTCTTGAACGGCAAGGCACACGTCGACTACCGCAAGGGACTCAACACGCTCTTTACGAGCCGTGCCCTCGGCATCTACCTGCCCATCCAAGAGGCCATTTACAAGAAGCACTTTCAATTGTGGACGGCTTCGCCCAAGTCCGAGGCTGAGCCTTTCATGCTCCCGCTGCGTCATTTAAACCTCGAGACGTCCCTGCGTGTGTTTTGCGGCAACTATATCTCGGAACAGGGCGCCAAGCAAATCTCGGACGAGTACTGGCTCATTACAAtggcgctcgagcttgTCAACTTCCCCTTTGCCCTTCCGGGCACCAAGGTATACCGCGCTATTCAAGCACGAAAGAATGCCATGAAGTGGTTCGAGcacacggccgccgagagcaagaagcgcatggcgctgggcgaggaGGTGACGTGCCTGACTGACGCGTGGATCCGCGCCATGATCGATGCGCGTGAGGACCGCAACAACGAAGACCTGGGagccgagcagcgccgtgtCTTGGTGCGTGACTTTTCGAACCGCGAAATCGGTATGGTGCTGCTGAGTTTCCTGTTCGCGTCGCAAGATGCCATGTCAAGCGGTCTGACGTACTTGTTCCAGCACCTCGCTGACCATCCTGAGATCCtgcgcaaggtgcgtgagGAGCAGTACGCGATACGCAACAATGACGTCGAGGCGCCCGTGACGATGGATACCGTGGAAAAAATGACATACACGCGTGCTGTGGTCAAGGAGAGTCTGCGTCTCAAGCCGCCGGTGCTGATGGTGCCATATCTCGCGCGGCAGGCTTTCCCTATCAGCAAGGACTACACGGCTCCCAAAGGTAGTATGGTCATCCCCAGCTTCTGGAACAGTCTGCACGACCCCGCCGCATATCCATCGCCGGACGAATTCTTGCCGGAGCGCTGGCTCGAGGGCCCCGACTCGCCCGCTGCCAAAAACCCCAAGAACTACTTGGTGTTCGGCAACGGACCGCACAATTGCATCGGCAAGGAGTACGCCATGCAACATCTTGTGACCGTGATTGGCGCAGCCTCTGTGCTGATGAATTGGGAACACAAGCGCACGGATTTGAGTGAGAAGGTGATGATCATTGCTACTATCTATCCCACGGATGGCGCATGCCTCAAGTTCTCTCGGAGGCCAGCACCACCCATGGATGCCCCTGCTGCCGTAGCCGCAGCCATGTAG